The Juglans regia cultivar Chandler chromosome 1, Walnut 2.0, whole genome shotgun sequence nucleotide sequence TCGTCATAACCACACCCCACAAAATCCTTtgacataaaaatcaataattttaaaaatttcagcTTATACACACAAAATCAGAGTTTAATGACATAATTATCAACTACAACTCTCAATTATAATGCAACAAAAAATGCAATAATTAATAAGTGAATGACATAACgacaacaatatttattatgacaaacacaatatttcaacaGCACATCCATTCCCAACATTAAAACCAACTACAAATTTCagtctcaacacttctcaagggCCCTCGGCCACTACACAATTTCACAACCAGACTACAATTTCTAGCCCAACGCTTTACAGGGTACAATAGCCTAAGCTATTAGGGAAAATCCTATaccaataatttatttaaatcaaatTCTATCtccatgtattttaatttaggAGCCTTCATTACCGATTCTCCctctagtattattattttgatcttaatAATTTTGCTCCTTTTATTCTCAACCATAGATAGGGTATGAGAATTAGAAAAATATCTACTTACTTTACATCTCAACCACTCATTTTTATGAGTACAATAGATAAGTTCAGCTCCATCACCCGATAAACCCATATATACTTCAAAAAGAGAATTTCAGCCATTTGGAGTGGAACCCTAGCTTAGATCTCCTCTAGAAGAAGACTATAATCATCTAAGttcctattttttattcattttccctAGAGATTTTTGTTCTACAAACAATAAATAGCAACCAAGAGtcttattatatgaaatttctGCAAAGTTCCAGCCAAGAaccttttccctccatttcttttAGCTCACAACTCTTATCTTTTTGCTTTGATGCTCTAGTTCACACCCTTGGGAAGAAGACTAATCCAGGTAAAAGTCTAGTTCCAAATCCTTTGTCTGTTAGGTCTATGCTTAGCAGAAAACAGCAACAACTcaagttgatttttgaaaatccaGCTGCTGTCCAAATTTGTTTAGTGATTTCCAAGCTTCGAATTTTCTCACATATTGCTTCTAATACTTGTTTAGTTGGGTGTATAAAAAAGTGGAGGGAAGTTAGAAACAAGCATAAATCGTGCAACCTACAGCTTGAAGAGGTGAGATGATTTTCTGCCCTGTTTTGTTCCAAGTTATACAATTTCTACAAAACATTCTATAGTTTTAACTCTACTTCTTCCTCTATTTGAATcactttttaattatgtttaagCCTCCAATCTTATATGTTAAACAAGTAGAGATTAGTATGTATTTTTAACCTTTTCCTCAAATTAATAACCTAAGTAAACAACCAAAGATTTCATTCAAACTAGTAAGTTGTCTTAGAATTTTCTGGTTTATCAAGAACTATCTTTGCTGTTTTATGCCATGTTTACACAAAAATGaggtttcttttcaatttttcttcaacACTAGTATCCTTTGTTTATGTAGTTGGGATCATGGTTAATTGAAGGGAGTTTTAAAGCAAGAATATAACCAAGTGGCTGGCTATACAAGTTAGTGCAAAAATGTTTTGCAATGCATTATGTTTTAGTTCAAACCAGTCAATTTTCATCTCTATTTTGCATTTCATCTTTCACTCAACTAAAGTTACTTATTTGAGCAATAAAGTACTGAAAAACAAGGGCCAAATCAGCCATCAAGTAAGCCTTAGTTCTTCACATTTTTTGGTTCCAACATTGTTACCATAAGCTGTCAAATATCcattttggtgaaatttccagattttgatACTTTCTTGTTCACTTCAATTCCTAGCAAATTTCGATCGTCTATAGATTCTTAATCCATGATTTTCACCTATCTTTCATGTAGAAAACTCAATACTCTTTATTGAACAGCAAgcatgttattaaaaatatctatgaATTTCTTTATATTGCTTGAAATGAGAAGTTTGAAATGGTTTGACTTAGTGCGAAGTATGGAAGTATAACATGCAATTGTTATACCTTCAAGAAATGGATGGTGAGAAGGAGACAATAAATTTGATTAACTTGGTTTCTTGTTGAGCTTGTTTGATATGTAAGGAAGTTGAACGGATAGAGATTGTGCCTTGTAGTTGACTTTCTCTAAGTGAAGAGGAAGTTAAGGAAAATGCTTTACTTGCTTCTTGGATTTAAAGTAAGCATCTAGCTAAGAGTATAGTTAGGAAAGCTTAATATGAAATGGGTATTGATATGTTCattccatttcattgaataggatTTATTGAAGTGCAAGAGGAAACAATGGTTGGGCTTGGAGGTAAGTAGCTACGACCATACTtcttacacaatatttttcttctattaaatgctctctttttcttcaaatgcttctttttaatgaaaaattaaatgtatataatgtataagcTTTCTTGGTGGCCCATGTTAAgcattgttttatttatttaagagcGGTCAGTCActtgtccaatagtgaccctctcccgaatttattaataaagccctcacttatggcggagaaaAATCGTGGAAACAAACAAGGCCCATGaggaaaaaactcaaaatgCCCAAACTAGAAAAAGACTCTAGATAAGCCTAAAGagcataaacatgaacatgaaagccaaaaacaataaaaggacTATCGACATCTTAAGGAAGGAAGTCCAGATAAATCCAAATGGATCAAACCTCTAAGAGCCCAAGGTATGATAGAATTATTTGTATAGACCAGATCAACACCAAGGCCCATGTTAAGcattgtattaattataaatgtgtATAAGTATGATGTAAAATATTCACATTCAAGGTTGAGATCATGAAATTTATCATGtacatattttcttaaaaacaagTGATTTTATGAATATAAAGTTATAGCATGAAATGCATTTtcgaatgaaagaaaaaggcaTTTTGCATTGGACtaagaaagataatgaaaatattatgaaaggaaaaaggaaagataaaggaaatgaaggttttatgtatgaaaatacgtaatggCCAACGACGGAATGATAATGGTACCAAAGAGGGGCAGATTGCAACGCCATATCGATTCtattggtagtgcacctagtggCGCCACGGGCAAAATCAAGTCCAAAAAATCGCTAACCTTAACACGCAAGGAGTAATAGTGTgtatcatctaaaaaaaatttaaaattgattcACAATGTTTAATTGAAATGTTTTAAACTTGtatgacttttaaaaaaaatgagtaactgatgtatgatattttaattgtatggtGTAACTACTTACCATGTTTTAGACTCACTTTTATGTTTAATGTTTTAAACATCCAAGTAATGACATAGATGAAGATGCAGAGCAAGACACTACTCAGGAAGGAGAGACGAATGCTTAGAAGCCTTGGGTTGGGTCTTGttaatgatgtttcagtttttgGTCGGTTTTGTGAAACTGTTTGGACTATGTATTTTGAGAAAGCAAGCATTTTGTAAACAGGGTAGATgttcatattatgtaaatagttatggtttTTAATATGTAACCAATGGGACAATCTTATATTCTGAcaaatatcttatattatttaagtATAAAAAGAAAGTAGGACGAAACGTTGCAGCTCATTCCATCTCTTGAGAGGGGTGTTCCAAGTTTGGTATTAGAAGTTCTGTAGACTTTTGGAGTTAAACTAGGTTGAAGTCTCTTTCTCTAGAGTATGTCAAGCCGTAggtttaaaatgatatttttttattatgtatcaTGATTTATGTTAGGATGATAGTAAGTtatgcattttaatttatatgaatCTATTGCTAATGTCACTGTCACACATGTTCCAGTATGGCACTACCGAACAATAATAAGCAACACAAATGTCGGGGCCGACCCTCTAGCCAAAATATAGAGAACCAGCAGGAGACCCCAAGAGACATGGAGGAACTCATAAATGCAATTGCAAGCTTAATAGAGCCATTTACAAGTGGCCAAACTGAGGCACAGAGGCAAACTCAACAGCCAAATGCCTTTGATCAATTCTGTAGACAGCATCCTCAACTATTTGATGGTAAGGGGAATGAAACAGATGTTCACAACTGGATTAAGCGACTAGAGAATATTTTCAGTGTAGTTCCATGCACAGAACATCAAAAGGTGAAATTTACTTCTTACAACTTATCAAACATGGCAAATGGATGGTGGGAGTCCACTCATGGACTTATTCGGCAAGAGTTAGTTGAGGCAACTCCAATTATgtggaaaaaaatcaaagaagccTTCAACGACTAGTTCTTTCCTCTGTCTATTAGAGAAGCTAAGGCTTTAGAGTTTGCATATCTGAAGCAGGGGTCTATGATTGTAAGACAGTATACCTATAAATTTATAGAACTTTCGAGGTTTGCTTAGTACCTAACTCCCACTAATTCACTAAAGGATGAAAAATTCGAGCAAGGACTAAATCCGAAAATCATGGATTCTCTACTTGTGCTGAAAATCAGAAATTTCTCTGATCTTGAAGATCGAGCAGTGTCCTCAAAGAATACTTGTGTGTCAAATCAGACTTGTTCAACCAGAAGAAGAGGCAATTTTAGTTTTTAGATCAAAGCCGAGGCAAGAGGCCGATGTATAATAATGCACCTGACCGATTCAGAAAAATAGACCTCCCCAGTGTAACATGGCAGCACCTCGTCCCGCTTGCCGGAACGATGGCAAACTTTACTCTGGAAAATGTTTAATGGAAACCAATACTTGCTTCAAGTGTGGGACAGCGAGTCACAAGGCAAGAGAACGTCCCACGTTAGGTTCTCCTCTTGCTCAAGTGGCTACCCTAGACAAAAGAAGCTGGCTCTAACTCGAGTCTTTGCTTTTACAATGGACGATGTTGATGTGTCCAATGATCTGGTGGcaagtatcattttcttattttcgcATCATGCATTAGTACTATTTGATTCTGGTGCTACACACTCTATTATATCCTGTACTTCTGCTTGTTTGagtgaaaaaatatcaaaaccccTAAAGTGTATGATGTATATTTCTACACTACTAGGAGATTATGTAAATTATAAGTCTGTGCTTAAGAATTGTGTAATTGAGATACAAGGCCGACATCTTCCTACTGATTTGTTAGTATTTGACATGGAAGGGTTTGATGTGATACTGGATATGGAATTCTTGGCACGATATCATGCTTACATGTAGTGTTTTAAGAAAGAGGTAGTCTTTAGACCTCCAGGTGAAGTAGAATTTCGAGTAAGTGTTGTGTGTAAAATCTCTACACCAAAAATGATTTCCCCAATGAAGGCTACAACGATGTTAAAGATGGGTTCTCTGGCAAGTTTGGTGATGCCACAACCGAATGAGCCAAAGTTGTAAGACATTGCAGTGGTGAAGTAGTTCCCTGatgtttttacagatgatctAGCCGAATTACCTCCAGATAGagaaattaagttttatatagatctcattCCGTGAACGGCGCCTATCTCTAAAGCACCATACCGAATGTCACTTGTAGAACTTAAGGAACTTAAAGATTAGCTGCAAGAATTATTAGAGAAGGGTTTTATTGGCCCAAGTGTATCACCCTGgagtagcagttctctttataAAGAAGAAGGATGGTTCGATGTGACTTTGCATTAATTATCGAAAACTAAACAGGATGACTATTAAGAACAGGTATCCATTGCAGTAAATTGATGATTTGTTTGATCAACTACAGGGAGCTTAGGTATTCTCCAAAATCGATCTTCGCTCTGGGTACCATCAACTTAAGATCAAAGCAGATGATGTTCCGAAGTGCTTTTAGAATGAGGTATGGTCACTATGAATTTCTAGTAATGTCGTTTGGATTGAGTAAACACTCAACAGCTTTCATGGACTTGATGAACCACTATTCAAGGAATACATCGATTAGTTTGTGATTTTATTCATTGATGATATCCTCATTTATTCAAGAAGCCCAGAAGAACATTCGAAACACTTGGAATTTGTTTTGCAAATTTTGAGTGAGAAGAAGTTGTATGCAAAACTAAAgaaatgtgagttttggctacaagaaattgtttttcatgGGCATGTAGTGTCAAAAGAAGGGATTTTGTGAACCCTGCTAAAATCAAGGTCGTAGTGGAGTGGCCCAAGCCCAAGACTGTTCCAGAAATTAGAAGTTTCATGGACTCGTTGGGTATTATAGAAGTTGCAATTCCTATGACTAAGTTGACCGGGAAGAATGAGAAATTTGTGTGGACAACAGAATGCGGAGAGAGTTTCTAGGAGCTGAAGAAGAGACTCGAAACAACACCTGTTCTTACAATACCCAAATGTACCAATGGATTTGTGATTTACAGTGATGCTTCACACAAGGGTTTTAAAtgtgttattatacattatggGAAAGTTGTAGCATATGCATCGCGTCAACTTAGGGAGTATGAGCACAATTGCCCAACTTATGATTTAGAGTTGGCTGCAGCTGTTTTTGCTTTGAAGATATGGCGGCATTATCTTTATGGGAAGCGTTATGAAATTTATACAGATCACAAAAGTCTCAAGTATTTCTTCACTCAAAAGGAGTTAAACATGAGACAACATAGATGATTAGAACTACCGAAAGACTATGACTGCAATATTAATTGCCATCCCTGCAAAGCAAACGTAGTTGCAAATGCCCTAAGCAGAAAATCTTCTTTTAGTACTCTTGCGACTATGTACATCCCtcagaaatatattttattggatatGGAGAAGCTAGATGTTGAAATGGTGCGAGATGTACAAGCAATGTTGAGTAGCCTAGTTCTTGGCTCAACAGTATTGTATCATATTAAGGCCGCTCAAGCTGATGATATTAGCTTTCTGAAGATTAGGAAGGAGATATATGAAGGGAAGCAACCTGactttataatttcttatatggGTCCTTGCGGTTTAGCAGTAGGTTGTATGTGCCAGATAAGAAGGAAATACGAGATTTGATATTAAGGGAACCACACAAGTCTCTATATACAATACATCCAAGTAGTACCAAAATGTATTGAGACTCATGAAAACACTATTGGTGGAATTGAATGAAATGGGATGTGGCCAACTACGTGGCACAATGCTTATCATGCCAACAAGTCAAGGCCAAACACCAAAGACCTTCAGGAACACTTCAACTGTTACCAATCCCAATTTGGCCATGGGAAGGCTTGCACTACCCCCGCAATTCTTAGACATGCACAATGTTTTCCACATATCAATGCTATGGAAGTATGTACATGACCCTTCCCATGTACTAGAGTATGAGCTCCTCCAAGTGCGTGAAGATTTTTTACATGAAGAAGAACCTACACAAATCCTAGATCAGAAGATTCAAGTACTTCATAACAAAACCATTTCTATGGTCAAAGTACTTAATTTGGAATCATCATACCGAACAAGAAGATACATGGGAGCGTGAAGAAGATATAAGAGATAAATATCCCTATCTCTGCAACTAAGGTACGTACTATCTCGAGGACGAAGAGGAGAGTTGTAATACCCGAACCTATTAAGGAAAATCCTATgccaataatttatttaaatcaaatTGTTTCAccatatattttgatttaggagTCTTCATTACCAATTGTCcctttactattattattttggtcttAATAATTTTGCTCATATTAATCTCACCAAGGGGTGAGAAAAAACTGGTGAACCGGTAAACTAGACCGAACCAAACTGAACCGGTGGGTTTGGTCCAGTACCGGGTTCGGTTCTATCTGTTActagtttcatttttctcaaaatcggtccggttccgattttcatttttctaacacTGAATCGAactagttcatatatatatttttaaattttttatattgtataaaatatgttttatatgattttttatattatatataatttttatatataattatatataaaataattttgtatcatatgataaattactaattaatataatattaattttaaatcctatataaataactatatattattactatagtatattgtattagtagttatactaatactatatcactatatatagtatataaaatctcaaaactataTACCGATTCGGTTaaaaaatatgtcaaaaatCGAACCGAACCGGATCGGTTACACTCCTAATCTCATCCATAGATAGGGAGTGAGAATTAGAGAAATATACCAGAAAAAGATTATAGTCCAGCCCATCACCCGATAAACCCATATACATGACttcaaaaaaaaaggaaaaaaaaaatcaatttttaccTAAAACGTTCAGCTTCTTCTTAGTTCTCTTCAGCTCATCTTTCAACCTCTTGGAGTGGATCCCTATCTTAGATCTCCTCTAGAAAAAGACTAAAATCATGCAAGTTCCTATTGTCGATTTTTTTTCCCTAGAGATTTTTGCTCTACACACAACAAATAGCAACCAAGAGTCTTATTATCTGAAATTTCCGCAAGTTCCAGCCAAGAGCCTCTTTCCTCCACTTCTTTTTGCTTACACCTCTATCTTTTTGCTTTGATGCTCCAGTTCACACCCTTGGGAAGAAGACTACGTCAGGTAAAAATATGTTCCAAATCTTTTGTTTGTTAGGTCTATGCTTAGCTCAAAACAACAACACCACAAATTAATCAGTTCTAAAAATCCTTCTGTTGTCCAAATTTGTTTATTGACTTCCAGCTTCGAGTTTTCTCACATATTGCTTCTAATACTTATTTAGTTGGGTGtataaaaaaatggagggaagGTAGAAACAAGCATAAATCGTGCAACCCACAGCTTGAAGAGGGGAGATGATTTTCTGATTAGTTTTGTTCCAAGTTATACAATTTCTAGTACAAAAGATTCTACTATAGTTTTAACTCTACTTCTTCCTctatttgaataaatttttaattatgtttaatCCTCCAATTTTATGTGTTAAAAAAGTAGATATTAGTatgtatttttaacattttcctcAAGTTAATAACCTAAGTAAACAGCCAAAGATTTCATTCAAACTAGTAAGTTTTCTTAGAATTTCCTGGTTTATCAAGAACTATCTTTGCTGTTTTATGCCATGTTTATACAAAAATGaggtttcttttcaatttttcttcaaaaacagAATCCTTTGTTTATGTAGTTGAGATTCTGGTTAATTGAAGGGAGTTCTTAAGAAAGAATATAACCAAGTTACTGGTTGTACAAGTTAGTGCAGAAATTTTCTGCTATGCATTATGTTTTAGTTCAAACCAGTCTATTTTCATCTCTATTTTCCATTTCATCTTTCAATCAATTAAAGTTACTTATTTGAGTAGTAAACTACTAAAAAACAAGGGCAAAATCAGCTATCAAGTAAGCCTTAGTTCTTCATACTTCTTGGTTCCAACAACCGAATGAGTCAAAGTTGCAAGACATTGCAATGGTGAAGGAGTTCCctgatttttttcaaatgatattCTAGCCGGATAACCTCTGGATCGAGAAATTAGATTTTCTATAGATCTCATTCCGGGAACAGCGCCTATCTCTAAAGCACCATACGGTATGCACTTGTAGAACTCAAAGAACTTAAAGATCATCTGCAAGAATTATTAGAGAAGGGTTTTATTTGTCCAATTGTATCACCCTCGAGTGCACCAGTTCTCTTTGTAAAGAAGAAGGATGGTTAGATGTGGCTTTGTATTGATTATCAAGAAATAAATAGGGTGACTATTAAGTAAACATGGTGACTATTAAGAACAGGTATTGCCGCAGATTCATGATTCGTTTGATCAACTATAGGGAGCTCAGCTATTCTCCAAAATCGATCTTTGCCTGGGGTACCATCAACTTAAGATCAAAGCAAAGGATGTTCTGAAGACTGCTTTTAGAAATAGGTATGAGCACTATGAATTTCTAGTAATGTCGTTTGAATTGAGTAACGCTCTAGCAGCTTTCATGGACTTGATGGACCATGTATTCAAGGAATACATAGACCAGTTTGTGATTGTATTGATTGATGATATCctcatttattcaaaaatcccaaaaagAACATACGAAACATTTGGAAGTTGTTTTGCAAATTTTGAGAGACAAGAAGTTTTATGCCAAACTAAAGAAATGTAAGTTTTGAATACAATAAATTGTTTATCTTGGGCATGTCGTGTCgaaagatgagatttttgtGGACCCTACCAAAGTCAAGGCCGTAGTGGAGTGGCCTAGCCCAAGATTGTTTGAGAAATCAAAAGTTTCCTTGGACTCACTGGGTATTACAGAAGATTTTTCGAGGGATTCTCACGCTTTGCAGTTCCTATGATCAGTTGACTAGGAAAAACGTTTCTACATAACAATCCATTTGAACGTTCAGATTCAATCGACCAATCAACCGATGCATTCAAACATAGAGATACGGTCAAACACAATGAACTAAACATTTATCTGGGACGAGATTTAATCATCCTAGAAAAATCATTACATTTGAACACCATCAAACGATTTCATTGGTTTCATCCCTTTTTATGACGAAATTCAAATTCTCGTCTCAAAACATCTATTGGGATAGTGATATTGGTACAATCTTGGGATGATTTTTTTGGTTCCAAAAAccttttttgttgttgtgtaaCGGTTTAGGATGCATTTGTAACGATCCAGACCAATAATTTTAAGGTCGAGATATTAATAgtttttattgggcctaaagtATATTTAATAGGTCATATTGGATAAGTCCAcgagcgataaattattgaggttgattagaaattttaatcgaagttttgaataccataccggACGTCATActggtcaaggcactggaacgaaatatttcgatatcagtACCGTActttcgagatagtcgatatatgaataaattatatatataaattatatttcaaaataatagtaaatatatgaataaattatatataaattataaatagcctagttTGAATTGGGagtcaaaaaatgagcttggagtttgaaaaaaaaaattaaggctgAAAATTCAGCCGATACGAGTCGAAAAACAGACCAGTATAAATCGAAATATCGGCTGGTACGGTCAGTATTTGGGTTGGTACGaaatatataatacttgtaCCGGACCAATGGCCGGTACTGTATATACCGGCCatactggccggtacggtatgatatttaaaacaatgattttaattaggctcaatcACTAGATTACATCTCATTTATTATGTATGTCTTTGTGTGTGTGATTAGGAGTGATAAATGCTTGTATCTGTGTGTGattttgatttatattatactcTATTTAATTGAATAGGTTCATACAAAGTGggagaaaattattttcgttgtTTAGTGATTGATTTAGTTATTCCAAATCGATAATTTATTTCTCCCAACACCGTGTGGTGACCCTGCATGTCTTTGATCGCACTAATTACTTTTATCCAGGCCGCCAGGTTAGAGATATAATTAACCGTTCgtcctatatatatactgatCTAATTTATGAGATAATGGTACGCATTTaattacaatttgtgtaatTACAATTTGTGGATTTATAGAATTgaagctactatatatatatatatttatatatataatatatatccaacaaagataaaTGAAAACTACATGCGCGCAGCTTTTGATTATTTAAAACTACGACacataaatcttttattttttattttttttaacttagctGACTTCAAAGATAATGATGTGATTCAAGTTCCCACATATGCAAATGTGAGTGGATCGATTAACTAGTTAGTACAAGTTCGTAAGT carries:
- the LOC109021131 gene encoding uncharacterized protein LOC109021131 isoform X3 — translated: MKFLQSSSQEPFPSISFSSQLLSFCFDALVHTLGKKTNPVGCIKKWREVRNKHKSCNLQLEEDLLKCKRKQWLGLEYGTTEQ
- the LOC109021131 gene encoding uncharacterized protein LOC109021131 isoform X1 — translated: MKFLQSSSQEPFPSISFSSQLLSFCFDALVHTLGKKTNPVGCIKKWREVRNKHKSCNLQLEEDLLKCKRKQWLGLEMKMQSKTLLRKERRMLRSLGLGLVNDVSVFGRFCETVWTMYFEKASIL
- the LOC109021131 gene encoding uncharacterized protein LOC109021131 isoform X2, which translates into the protein MKFLQSSSQEPFPSISFSSQLLSFCFDALVHTLGKKTNPVGCIKKWREVRNKHKSCNLQLEEDLLKCKRKQWLGLESKTLLRKERRMLRSLGLGLVNDVSVFGRFCETVWTMYFEKASIL